From a region of the Oncorhynchus mykiss isolate Arlee chromosome 32, USDA_OmykA_1.1, whole genome shotgun sequence genome:
- the LOC110488164 gene encoding serine/threonine-protein kinase pdik1l, with product MVSSQPKYELIQEVGRGSYGVVYEAVVKRTGARMAVKKIRCHSPENVELALREFWALSSIQSQHPNVIHLEECVLQRDDLAQRMSHGSSSPLYLELVETSLKGEITFDPCCAYYLWFVMDFCDGGDMNAYLLSRKPSRKTNTSFMLQLGSALAFLHRNQIIHRDLKPDNILISQGRTLAGTPEPTLKVADFGLSKVCSTSGLNPEEPASVNKCFLSMACGTDFYMAPEVWEGHYTAKADIFALGIIIWAMVERITFVDVETQKELLGSYVQQGEEIVPLGEALLENPKMELLIPARMKSMNAGMKQLIREMLSFNPQERPDAFELELRLVRIACRELDWDT from the exons ATGGTGAGCAGCCAGCCGAAGTATGAGCTGATCCAGGAGGTGGGGCGTGGCAGCTACGGTGTGGTGTATGAGGCGGTGGTGAAACGCACTGGAGCCCGGATGGCCGTGAAGAAGATCCGCTGCCACAGCCCAGAGAATGTAGAGTTGGCCCTCAGGGAATTCTGGGCCCTGAGCAGTATCCAGAGCCAGCACCCCAATGTCATCCACCTTGAGGAGTGTGTCCTACAGAGAGATGACCTGGCTCAGAGGATGAGCCATGGGTCCAGCTCCCCACTATACCTAGAG CTGGTGGAGACATCTCTGAAGGGAGAGATTACCTTTGACCCCTGCTGTGCCTACTACCTGTGGTTTGTCATGGACTTCTGTGACGGAGGAGACATGAATGCTTACCTGTTGTCCCGTAAACCCAGCCGCAAGACCAACACCAGCTTCATGCTGCAGTTAGGAAGTGCCTTGGCCTTCCTTCACCGAAACCAGATCATCCACCGGGACCTGAAGCCTGACAACATCCTCATCTCCCAGGGAAGGACCTTGGCTGGAACCCCTGAGCCTACCCTGAAGGTTGCCGACTTCGGCCTATCCAAGGTCTGCTCCACGTCGGGCCTTAACCCTGAGGAACCAGCATCTGTCAACAAGTGTTTCCTTTCCATGGCGTGCGGCACAGACTTCTACATGGCTCCAGAGGTGTGGGAGGGCCACTACACGGCTAAAGCAGACATCTTTGCCCTGGGCATCATCATCTGGGCCATGGTGGAGCGCATCACGTTCGTGGATGTGGAGACCCAGAAAGAGCTTCTGGGAAGCTACGTGCAGCAGGGGGAGGAGATCGTGCCACTCGGGGAGGCGCTCCTGGAGAACCCCAAGATGGAGCTGTTGATCCCTGCCAGGATGAAGAGCATGAATGCCGGCATGAAACAGCTTATCAGGGAGATGCTGTCATTCAACCCTCAGGAGAGGCCTGACGCCTTTGAACTGGAGCTCCGACTGGTCAGGATCGCCTGCAGAGAGCTCGACTGGGACACGTGA